Proteins encoded together in one Styela clava chromosome 12, kaStyClav1.hap1.2, whole genome shotgun sequence window:
- the LOC120330306 gene encoding uncharacterized protein LOC120330306 — protein MGNNKSVPDLVIDGDVINAMCSDNPDVKCILIEPEDVIEIQIKSTVKGDDLNNVCKIIRITRNLRRLIMPKILPIAQSLNKVLDAILERRWYATPIRYIDLSASIDVDAAAARKLRRILENPGVRNLILKDCDMNAGALSEIFEGYRTGVIGRELDVSGYELSPKMVLYNQDVLFCGQVKWTRWMGKGTGSGEALELNNFPPAYEN, from the exons ATGGGTAACAACAAGTCAGTACCGGATCTCGTGATAGACGGTGATGTCATCAACGCTATGTGCAGCGATAATCCGGACGTGAAATGCATTTTGATTGAACCAGAAGATGTCATCGAAATTCAAATAAAGTCAACAGTGAAGGGAGACGATCTAAATAACGTCTGTAAAATAATCCGCATAACCCGAAACCTGCGGAGGCTCATCATGCCAAAAATTTTACCTATTGCGCAATCGCTCAACAAAGTTCTGGATGCTATTCTCGAACGCCGTTGGTACGCTACCCCG ATTCGTTATATCGATTTGAGTGCCAGTATTGATGTAGATGCAGCAGCAGCCCGAAAATTACGTCGCATTCTGGAAAATCCTGGCGTCAGAAATCTCATTCTGAAAGACTGCGATATGAATGCTGGAGCTttatcagaaatatttgaagGATATCGTACAGGCGTAATTGGACGG GAATTGGACGTGAGCGGTTATGAATTATCTCCGAAAATGGTTCTTTACAATCAGGATGTTCTATTCTGCGGCCAAGTGAAATGGACAAGATGGA TGGGGAAAGGCACCGGCAGCGGCGAAGCTCTAGAACTCAACAACTTTCCTCCAGCCTACGAAAACTAA
- the LOC120329812 gene encoding uncharacterized protein LOC120329812 → MGSKNSVIDGDVISAMCSDNPELKCIVVEPNDVTEIQISNAVKEKDLENICKIIKTAGNLQKLTMPKMLPVAEYLNLVLDAILARFGNPISSIDLSGSTDIDADAAQKLRRVLKNPGVKHLNLEDCNMNAEALSKLFEGYREGGIGRVLFSFINSSYMTWT, encoded by the exons ATGGGTAGCAAAAATTCGGTGATAGACGGTGACGTCATCAGCGCAATGTGCAGCGATAACCCCGAGTTGAAATGCATTGTGGTTGAACCAAATGATGTCACAGAAATTCAGATAAGCAATGCAGTGAAGGAAAAAGATCTCGAAAACATCTGCAAAATAATCAAAACAGCAGGAAATCTGCAGAAGCTCACCATGCCAAAAATGTTACCCGTTGCGGAATACCTCAACCTCGTTCTGGATGCTATTCTCGCACGCTTCGGAAATCCA ATTAGTTCCATCGATTTGAGCGGGAGTACCGACATAGATGCCGATGCAGCCCAAAAACTTCGTCGTGTTTTGAAAAATCCTGGCGTCAAACATCTCAATCTGGAAGACTGCAATATGAATGCCGAAgctttatcaaaattatttgaaggATATCGCGAAGGCGGTATTGGACGG GTGTTGTTTAGTTTTATCAACTCTTCCTACATGACTTGGACGTGA